In Opitutaceae bacterium TAV5, one genomic interval encodes:
- a CDS encoding glycoside hydrolase family 38: protein MPSASPLLDTPLPAAKARPVPSGVNSAATVTTTLHLIGSAHLDPVWLWDWREGMNEGIATCRAMSAMLREFPEFRFIRGEAAIYDTIERHAPDLFAEIREHVAAGRWDIVGGNWIQPDTNLPSTEALLRQFVRGKRYFREKFGVEVTAAWAADSFGHSAGLPDILAAAGMESFAFTRPQQKILPLRQQAFWWRGRSGARILAYRPHDGWYASERANLGQRLDACLARAETEGLQTVALFYGLGNHGGGPSRAHLREIRAWADAHPEVCVKHSGLHALFADLRAELAWRGDDFIDTHEGELNFCLRGCSASVARFKYTYRRAEAALLRAERTAAALAAGGRWHGLLPVKCHGLPAHDSGQHGQDGHATKTHGQDACATLTPAWDTLLFNAFHDILPGSAIERAYDDQLAQLGSVLTGAQRAETAALTALASRIDTRAGAWPVPDDHPLPQPVLIWNPHPWPLQKHVEVEVSLDYRPIWTYPGAHDKAPVAVTEAATGKPLPFQLIPEENDSMVDLLWRRRAVVPVEVPPMGWTLLQMGLDPLGSGAGVPPADDAQRRPIERSVLNVQRSVFVCSAAIGSPAVHFTRNAPDGTATPWLPAGLQVRLYADTWGAWGGMREEPDSWFLTNELERLTIADTAVLETGPLRHATWVRFAGQNHRSTLELTLYTTSNGEHIELRARAFLADRGVRMKLVIPATGANGEAEFAVPGGTVRRAPCGEVPGGRWVRAGVEGTPSAVGFASNALYGFDTTQDELRATIARTSRYGSDVNRAPSERPWQPCADLGEHVFRALLTPDLAALPRLADELEEPPVILTVPSHSPVQGSRLPSHGFFLEIDNPALRLLALTSTDSTTLIHSSSNSVAPTLELRLQNTSDLPIPTATVRFLNQQTLLNLGSIAPGEITTRRLVPATDRREAIHCATG, encoded by the coding sequence ATGCCCAGTGCCTCCCCCCTGCTCGACACCCCGTTGCCTGCCGCGAAAGCGCGGCCGGTCCCGTCCGGAGTGAATTCCGCGGCCACCGTCACCACCACGCTGCACCTGATCGGCAGCGCGCACCTCGACCCCGTGTGGCTCTGGGACTGGCGCGAGGGCATGAACGAAGGCATCGCGACCTGCCGCGCCATGTCGGCGATGCTGCGCGAGTTTCCCGAATTCCGTTTCATCCGCGGCGAGGCGGCCATCTACGACACCATCGAGCGCCACGCACCTGACCTTTTTGCCGAAATCCGCGAGCACGTTGCGGCCGGTCGCTGGGACATTGTCGGCGGCAACTGGATTCAGCCCGACACCAACCTGCCGTCCACCGAAGCCCTCCTGCGCCAGTTCGTGCGCGGCAAACGCTACTTCCGGGAAAAATTCGGCGTCGAGGTCACCGCAGCCTGGGCGGCGGATTCCTTCGGCCACTCCGCCGGCCTGCCCGACATCCTCGCCGCCGCCGGCATGGAGAGCTTCGCCTTCACGCGTCCGCAGCAAAAAATCCTGCCCCTGCGCCAGCAGGCATTCTGGTGGCGGGGTCGCAGCGGCGCCCGCATCCTCGCTTATCGCCCGCATGACGGCTGGTATGCCAGCGAACGCGCCAACCTCGGCCAGCGTCTCGACGCCTGCCTGGCCCGCGCCGAAACCGAAGGGTTGCAAACCGTCGCCCTGTTCTACGGGCTCGGCAACCACGGCGGCGGTCCCTCCCGCGCCCACCTCCGCGAGATCCGCGCCTGGGCCGACGCTCACCCCGAGGTCTGCGTAAAACATTCCGGCCTGCACGCTCTCTTTGCCGACCTCCGTGCCGAGCTTGCCTGGCGGGGCGACGATTTCATCGACACGCACGAGGGCGAACTCAATTTCTGCCTGCGCGGCTGCTCCGCCTCCGTAGCGCGTTTCAAATACACGTACCGCCGCGCCGAGGCCGCCCTTCTCCGCGCCGAGCGCACGGCGGCGGCGCTGGCGGCAGGTGGCAGGTGGCACGGGCTCCTGCCCGTGAAGTGTCATGGGCTTCCAGCCCATGATTCCGGGCAACATGGCCAGGATGGCCATGCCACGAAAACCCACGGGCAGGATGCCTGTGCCACGCTCACCCCCGCCTGGGACACGCTGCTGTTCAACGCCTTTCACGACATCCTCCCCGGCTCCGCCATCGAACGCGCCTACGACGACCAGCTCGCCCAGCTCGGCTCCGTCCTCACCGGGGCGCAGCGCGCCGAGACCGCCGCGCTCACCGCGCTCGCTTCGCGCATCGACACCCGCGCCGGCGCCTGGCCCGTGCCGGACGATCATCCGTTGCCGCAACCGGTCCTGATCTGGAACCCGCATCCTTGGCCTCTGCAAAAACATGTCGAGGTCGAGGTGTCGCTCGATTACCGCCCGATCTGGACGTATCCGGGAGCACACGACAAGGCGCCGGTCGCCGTCACCGAAGCCGCTACCGGGAAGCCGCTGCCCTTCCAGCTCATCCCCGAGGAAAATGACAGCATGGTCGATCTGCTCTGGCGTCGCCGCGCCGTGGTTCCGGTCGAGGTTCCGCCCATGGGCTGGACGCTGCTGCAGATGGGGCTCGACCCGCTCGGAAGTGGCGCGGGCGTCCCGCCCGCCGACGACGCGCAGCGTCGCCCCATTGAGCGTTCAGTGTTAAATGTTCAGCGTTCAGTGTTTGTTTGTTCCGCAGCCATCGGCTCTCCTGCCGTACACTTCACCCGAAACGCGCCCGACGGCACCGCCACTCCCTGGCTCCCCGCCGGCCTGCAGGTCCGCCTCTACGCCGACACCTGGGGCGCGTGGGGCGGCATGCGCGAAGAGCCCGATTCCTGGTTTCTCACCAACGAACTCGAACGTCTCACGATTGCCGATACCGCCGTTCTCGAAACCGGTCCCCTGCGTCACGCCACCTGGGTCCGCTTCGCCGGCCAAAACCATCGCAGCACCCTCGAACTCACGCTCTATACGACTTCCAACGGCGAACACATCGAGCTTCGCGCCCGCGCCTTCCTCGCCGACCGCGGCGTGCGCATGAAGCTTGTCATCCCGGCAACCGGTGCGAACGGCGAAGCCGAGTTTGCCGTCCCCGGCGGCACCGTCCGCCGCGCGCCCTGCGGCGAGGTTCCCGGAGGCCGCTGGGTGCGCGCCGGTGTCGAAGGCACTCCTTCCGCCGTCGGTTTTGCGAGCAACGCCCTTTACGGCTTCGACACCACGCAGGACGAACTCCGCGCCACCATCGCCCGCACCTCGCGCTACGGCAGCGACGTCAACCGCGCCCCGTCCGAACGCCCCTGGCAACCCTGCGCCGACCTCGGCGAGCACGTCTTCCGCGCCCTCCTTACGCCCGACCTCGCCGCGCTCCCCCGCCTCGCCGACGAACTGGAAGAACCGCCCGTCATTCTCACCGTCCCCTCGCATTCGCCTGTTCAGGGTTCTCGACTTCCATCTCATGGCTTTTTTCTGGAAATCGACAACCCCGCCCTTCGCCTTCTCGCGCTCACATCGACCGACTCCACCACACTCATCCATTCATCCTCCAATTCTGTTGCGCCGACGCTCGAGCTCCGTCTGCAAAACACTTCCGATCTGCCGATCCCTACCGCAACCGTCCGCTTCTTGAATCAGCAGACGCTTCTCAATCTCGGCAGCATCGCGCCCGGTGAAATCACCACTCGGCGCCTCGTTCCGGCGACCGATCGCCGGGAGGCCATCCACTGCGCAACAGGGTGA
- a CDS encoding transcriptional regulator — protein MPDNTNKAYKMSSISPDHIASSPAVETHLPAYARVAREVQARLANMKVGDRLPPERQFCEELGVSRVTLRKAMESLHREGFLQTRRGGGTRLARAVAPPRRTGLTVHRLIGLVVPTVENSLISRIVRGAEALAAERGFHVALAHDHGDMDYQLKQLRRMLEGGVGGVAVFPDTGNVVRAEFHELIRRFSARSIPLVMIDRYVPGVEAPGVMSDNVAGMYAATEHLILSGHRRLALLTFGEEGGVTDRERRKGFFQALQDYGLPPQPVHEAALGTRGHEDTAREAVAAWLAADAAQARQETGGLAADGVLDGNSATAGAARPRFDGIACMQDNMAYGAFLALRDAGLSVPADVSLVGYDNLDRELFQAAGLRLTSIDQPAEDIGREAAAILIDRIEGLPRALTPATPATAAGSGRAQHVLLKPRLVVRES, from the coding sequence ATGCCCGACAATACAAACAAGGCATACAAAATGTCTTCCATCTCGCCCGATCACATCGCCTCCTCTCCTGCCGTCGAAACGCATCTGCCGGCGTATGCCCGGGTGGCTCGCGAGGTGCAGGCCCGGCTGGCCAATATGAAGGTCGGCGACCGGTTGCCGCCGGAACGCCAGTTTTGCGAAGAGCTGGGGGTGAGCCGGGTGACTCTGCGCAAGGCGATGGAATCGCTGCATCGCGAGGGTTTTTTGCAGACACGGCGTGGCGGCGGCACACGGCTGGCGCGCGCGGTGGCACCGCCCCGCAGGACCGGGCTGACGGTGCATCGGCTGATCGGGCTGGTGGTGCCCACAGTGGAGAATTCGCTTATCTCGCGCATCGTGCGCGGGGCGGAGGCGCTGGCCGCGGAGCGGGGATTCCATGTGGCGCTGGCGCATGATCACGGCGACATGGATTACCAGTTGAAACAATTGCGTCGCATGCTGGAGGGCGGCGTGGGAGGCGTGGCGGTCTTTCCGGATACCGGGAACGTGGTGCGGGCGGAATTTCACGAACTGATCCGCCGGTTCAGCGCGCGTTCGATCCCGCTCGTGATGATCGACCGCTACGTGCCGGGCGTGGAGGCGCCGGGCGTGATGTCGGACAACGTGGCGGGCATGTACGCCGCCACCGAGCACCTGATCCTGAGCGGACACCGCCGGCTGGCGCTGCTCACCTTTGGCGAGGAAGGCGGCGTGACGGATCGCGAACGGCGCAAAGGATTTTTTCAGGCGCTCCAGGACTACGGCCTGCCTCCGCAACCGGTGCATGAGGCGGCGTTGGGCACGCGCGGCCATGAAGACACCGCCCGCGAAGCGGTGGCCGCGTGGCTGGCGGCCGACGCCGCACAGGCGCGGCAGGAAACCGGCGGCCTGGCCGCCGACGGGGTTCTCGACGGAAACAGTGCGACAGCCGGTGCGGCGCGCCCGCGCTTCGACGGCATCGCGTGCATGCAGGACAACATGGCCTACGGCGCGTTTCTCGCCCTGCGCGACGCCGGGCTTTCGGTGCCCGCGGACGTGTCGCTGGTCGGCTACGACAATCTCGACCGCGAGCTTTTCCAGGCCGCCGGCCTGCGGCTGACGAGCATCGACCAGCCGGCCGAGGACATCGGTCGCGAAGCGGCCGCGATCCTGATCGACCGGATCGAGGGATTACCCCGCGCGCTCACGCCGGCCACACCCGCAACCGCCGCCGGCAGCGGACGCGCGCAGCACGTATTGCTCAAGCCGCGGCTGGTAGTGCGGGAATCGTAA
- a CDS encoding N-terminal cleavage protein: protein MKTKNTRAFTLIELLTVIAIIGILAAIIIPVVGKVRQSARRASCLSNIRQIGTAIFLYADDNKGYGPKVSGRKMTLVQEGGAYLQFGLLLPYLGVNAPANPANLKKTPDILICPDTDPSRRDLIANRDAGVLCTYWMNPDDINASTRLDALAAETPMRAVVSDFCAWWTPTPWTSGTEPLPNHAGSGLHVFRLNGSASWLPVAKTSAVITPGNSYKWDKLDEISSR, encoded by the coding sequence ATGAAAACAAAAAACACCCGGGCGTTTACGCTCATCGAGTTGCTGACCGTCATCGCCATCATCGGCATCCTGGCGGCGATTATCATCCCTGTCGTCGGCAAGGTCCGCCAGAGTGCCCGCCGGGCTTCCTGCCTGAGCAATATCCGCCAGATCGGAACAGCAATCTTCCTCTACGCTGATGACAACAAGGGGTATGGTCCCAAGGTCAGCGGCAGGAAAATGACCCTTGTCCAGGAAGGGGGGGCGTACCTCCAGTTCGGGCTGCTCCTGCCTTACCTTGGCGTCAATGCGCCGGCCAATCCTGCCAATCTCAAAAAAACTCCCGATATCCTGATTTGTCCCGATACGGACCCTTCCCGTCGCGACCTTATCGCCAATCGTGATGCCGGCGTTCTCTGCACCTACTGGATGAATCCGGACGACATCAATGCCAGCACCCGGCTCGATGCTCTGGCTGCCGAAACCCCCATGCGGGCGGTTGTGTCGGACTTCTGCGCATGGTGGACACCCACTCCGTGGACCTCCGGTACGGAACCTCTGCCCAACCACGCCGGCAGTGGCCTGCACGTCTTCCGTCTCAACGGCAGCGCCAGCTGGCTGCCTGTCGCAAAAACCTCCGCGGTTATCACTCCCGGCAATTCCTATAAGTGGGATAAACTCGACGAGATATCCTCCAGATAA
- a CDS encoding LacI family transcriptional regulator codes for MARPVTVKEIAARLGLSKSTVSVALRGLPGTSGKLREKVRRTAEKLGYRQNPLIGIHMAHVRNARGPRYEATLAWIDNHPTKDGLRSIPIFNEYFLGAREQAENSGFRLEEFWLHAPGMSPDRLARILRARGITGLLLGPQPTSGCTLDLDWPQFSAVTIDYALVSPRLHLINNHHYRTMRGALAKLRGFGYRRVGTAINAENNSRVDHGWSAIVWEDYHLLPPRRRIPPLVFHEVDLPLTAEMFCEWFTRYRPDAIIAEDYIAPIHAGLASLGLKAGRDVALALRGVAASDREHAGMHQNERLIGAAAVDFLVGMLHRNERGIPAVPQRLLVESTWQPGPSVDERGPRTPVA; via the coding sequence ATGGCCCGTCCTGTCACTGTCAAAGAAATCGCCGCCCGGCTCGGGTTGAGCAAATCCACGGTGTCGGTCGCGCTGCGCGGGCTTCCCGGCACTTCCGGAAAATTGCGCGAGAAGGTCCGGCGCACCGCGGAAAAACTCGGTTACCGGCAGAATCCGCTTATCGGCATCCACATGGCGCATGTGCGCAACGCCCGCGGACCGCGCTACGAGGCCACGCTCGCGTGGATCGACAACCACCCGACGAAGGACGGACTGCGCTCCATCCCCATTTTCAACGAGTATTTTCTGGGCGCGCGCGAGCAGGCCGAAAACAGCGGTTTCAGGCTGGAAGAGTTCTGGCTGCACGCGCCGGGCATGAGCCCCGATCGGCTGGCCCGCATCCTGCGCGCACGGGGCATCACCGGCCTGCTTCTCGGGCCGCAGCCGACTTCGGGTTGCACACTCGACCTGGACTGGCCGCAGTTTTCTGCCGTGACGATCGACTACGCACTCGTTTCCCCGCGACTGCACCTGATCAACAATCATCACTACCGCACCATGCGCGGCGCGTTGGCAAAACTGCGCGGTTTCGGATACCGCCGCGTCGGCACGGCGATCAATGCGGAAAACAACAGCCGTGTGGATCACGGCTGGTCGGCGATCGTGTGGGAAGATTACCACCTGCTGCCGCCGCGCCGCCGGATCCCGCCGCTGGTGTTTCACGAGGTCGACCTGCCGCTGACGGCGGAGATGTTTTGCGAGTGGTTCACGCGTTACCGTCCGGATGCGATCATCGCCGAGGACTACATCGCGCCGATTCACGCCGGGCTCGCCTCGCTCGGGCTCAAGGCGGGGCGCGACGTGGCGCTGGCGCTGCGCGGAGTCGCCGCCAGCGACCGGGAACATGCCGGCATGCACCAGAACGAGCGGCTTATCGGAGCGGCGGCGGTGGATTTTCTGGTGGGCATGCTGCACCGCAACGAACGCGGCATCCCTGCCGTGCCGCAGCGGTTGCTGGTCGAGAGCACCTGGCAACCGGGGCCGAGCGTGGACGAACGCGGACCGCGGACGCCTGTCGCATAG
- a CDS encoding 9-O-acetylesterase, producing MASAPVRHAPLSPASSTADTALRLPSVFSDHMVLQKSDRVPVWGRAPAGQRVEVTLTTSSAPAPGSAPVAAVSVTVAASAVTDNQGRWQAKLDLAAAGIGPGPYELVVACDDGNRRVVRVIRDVLVGEVWLASGQSNMEWALRNTIGAREELAALADNPPLRQFRVDKSAAGAPRDDCGGAWFPATPETAGNFSAVAYYFSKALHKELRAPVGILFSAWGGSSAEAWMSAEALASDPALHATAAPMIASIRGYETERRRHAEAFSAWLARTGRADLATPGETDPHAAPDADTSGWKRVQLPGPVTAPGLPAQGVFWLRREVTLPDPPSRIESLRVELGEITGYETVYWNGHRIGHVTPDRHPGAGFTRSFYHYVPPTLLRPGKNTLVLRIFAPADPPAINVVPENFTAAAESLAGEWLLVAGCALPALDGYAAASVPRPPQCPPALSVAASCLYNAMIHPLLPYALRGVIWYQGETNAGRAWQHRTTFPLLIRDWRARTGRADLPFYFCQLPNFMPKLAEPGESDWAEMRESQSAVLAALPRTGQAVLIDLGEEGDVHPRDKREAGARLARLALARDYGKPVPDSGPVFNRMEIGETGDHADAAAAPARIRLYFKKQYGGLTALPLPEHYRPVSTSPVTVPLVRNRPGSQLEGFAICGEDRKWRWADARIEKRTAPEGDDGDTVIVWRDDMPRPTAVRYAWAHNPTCNLGNAAGLPASPFRTDDFPLTTEGQRY from the coding sequence ATGGCTTCCGCTCCCGTCCGCCACGCTCCCTTGTCTCCGGCGTCCTCCACTGCCGATACCGCGCTCCGGCTTCCCTCCGTGTTCTCCGATCACATGGTGCTGCAAAAATCCGACCGCGTGCCCGTGTGGGGCCGCGCCCCGGCCGGGCAGCGCGTGGAGGTGACCCTGACGACCTCGTCCGCCCCCGCCCCGGGCTCCGCGCCTGTCGCCGCCGTATCGGTGACGGTCGCCGCTTCCGCCGTCACCGATAACCAGGGACGCTGGCAGGCGAAGCTCGATCTCGCCGCCGCCGGCATCGGCCCGGGGCCGTACGAACTCGTCGTCGCCTGCGATGATGGCAACCGGCGCGTGGTTCGCGTCATTCGCGATGTGCTCGTCGGCGAGGTCTGGCTCGCTTCCGGCCAGTCCAACATGGAGTGGGCGCTGCGCAACACGATCGGCGCCCGCGAGGAGCTTGCCGCCCTCGCGGACAACCCGCCCTTGCGCCAGTTTCGCGTGGACAAATCCGCCGCCGGCGCTCCGCGCGACGACTGCGGCGGCGCATGGTTCCCCGCCACGCCGGAGACCGCCGGCAACTTCAGCGCCGTCGCGTATTATTTCAGCAAGGCCCTGCACAAGGAGCTGCGCGCGCCCGTCGGCATCCTGTTTTCCGCCTGGGGCGGCTCTTCGGCCGAAGCGTGGATGAGCGCGGAGGCGCTCGCGAGCGACCCTGCGCTGCACGCGACCGCCGCCCCGATGATCGCCTCGATCCGGGGTTACGAAACCGAACGCCGCCGCCATGCCGAAGCCTTCTCCGCGTGGCTCGCCCGCACCGGCCGCGCCGACCTCGCCACTCCCGGCGAAACCGATCCTCACGCCGCGCCCGATGCCGACACGAGCGGGTGGAAACGTGTGCAACTCCCCGGTCCGGTCACCGCGCCCGGCCTGCCCGCGCAAGGCGTTTTCTGGCTCCGTCGCGAAGTCACGCTCCCCGACCCTCCCTCGCGCATCGAGTCGCTGCGCGTCGAACTTGGCGAAATCACCGGCTACGAGACGGTTTACTGGAACGGCCACCGCATCGGCCACGTCACTCCCGACCGCCATCCCGGCGCCGGCTTCACCCGCAGTTTCTACCATTACGTGCCGCCGACCTTGCTGCGCCCCGGCAAAAACACCCTCGTCCTGCGCATCTTCGCCCCGGCAGATCCACCGGCCATCAACGTAGTGCCGGAAAACTTCACCGCCGCCGCCGAATCGCTGGCCGGCGAGTGGTTGCTCGTCGCCGGATGCGCGCTGCCCGCGCTCGACGGCTATGCGGCGGCCTCGGTGCCGCGTCCGCCGCAGTGTCCGCCCGCGCTTTCCGTCGCCGCCTCCTGCCTCTACAACGCCATGATTCACCCGCTCCTCCCCTACGCCCTCCGCGGCGTCATCTGGTACCAGGGAGAAACCAACGCCGGCCGCGCCTGGCAACACCGCACCACCTTTCCGCTGCTCATCCGCGACTGGCGTGCCCGCACGGGACGCGCCGACCTGCCATTCTATTTCTGCCAGCTTCCCAATTTCATGCCGAAGCTCGCCGAGCCGGGCGAAAGCGACTGGGCCGAGATGCGCGAATCGCAGTCCGCCGTGCTCGCGGCGCTGCCCCGCACCGGCCAGGCCGTCCTCATCGACCTCGGCGAGGAAGGCGACGTGCATCCACGCGACAAGCGCGAAGCTGGCGCCCGCCTCGCCCGCCTGGCTCTCGCCCGCGACTACGGCAAACCGGTTCCCGACTCCGGCCCGGTCTTCAACCGCATGGAGATCGGGGAAACCGGGGACCACGCGGACGCAGCCGCCGCGCCGGCACGCATTCGCCTGTACTTCAAGAAACAATACGGCGGCCTCACGGCGCTCCCGTTGCCGGAGCACTACCGGCCGGTGAGCACCTCGCCCGTCACAGTGCCGCTCGTCCGCAACCGCCCCGGCAGCCAGCTCGAGGGTTTCGCGATCTGCGGCGAAGACCGCAAGTGGAGATGGGCGGATGCGCGCATTGAAAAAAGGACTGCGCCGGAAGGCGACGACGGCGACACGGTCATCGTCTGGCGCGACGACATGCCGCGTCCGACGGCCGTCCGGTATGCGTGGGCGCACAATCCGACGTGCAATCTCGGCAACGCCGCCGGCCTCCCCGCCTCGCCCTTCCGCACCGATGATTTCCCGCTCACGACCGAAGGGCAGCGGTATTGA
- a CDS encoding serine phosphatase codes for MSFHSLSPNSPPLPGVKGGWWQWLREAINEHAIMAVTDADGVIHYANDHFCQISGYSRAELVGQTHRIVKSGEHPPEFYAGLWKTITAGDIWRGTICNRAKDGHLYWVQSTILPLPGEGEGGRPAGYLALRTDVTRLVGAEQELAARTQELHLLFSNSPMGMSWRSFNPDGTPGLNHVNRRFCEIIGLSESEALDLDNVRRISHPDDWARQMELTDEIYAGKRDRFSFEKRYFHPDGRTVWTILTVVVLRSAEGRVTHHFAMLEDITARRLAEQELRSTEARWRTYLQTASEILYALTPEGRVKFVSQALTSKLGYKVEEALGHRFTEVIHPDDRARCMAFFRETIRDGSSHGSIEYRAIHKDGTWRWHASTGSAYSDRDGRRAYFGVARDVSIRRKAQEELRAALGRLEEMARIIDRSPSVVVLWRADPGWPVEFVSQSVRQFGYEPEDFTVRKLTFRDITHDDDRERVIAELEAHAASGHREYTQEYRVQCRDGSIRWVDDHTIVRVDAQGNVTHHEGVITDITARKDAEDRERAARERELTLARDVQQHLLPSVFPAFARIEVNALSQPSRHLGGDYYDVIAVDDRHCGIVIADVSGKGAPAALMMAACRASLRQCAQGEVSPGAVLRRVNRALQPDMPPRMFITLFYGIVDLDTLELRYSRAGHEPALLLRADAGEENADPELLSEGGLALGMAPADIFDATLGEASVHLGPGDLVALYTDGVNEACNVSGEEFGRERLAGVLARCAELPLDEILKRIDRHLRQFCTLAPRDDDRALLLVRAKKTERGK; via the coding sequence ATGTCATTTCATTCACTTTCGCCGAATTCACCGCCACTTCCCGGGGTCAAGGGAGGCTGGTGGCAATGGCTGCGGGAGGCGATCAACGAGCACGCCATCATGGCGGTGACCGATGCCGATGGCGTCATCCATTATGCCAATGATCACTTTTGCCAGATTTCCGGGTACTCGCGCGCCGAGCTCGTCGGGCAGACCCACCGCATCGTCAAATCGGGAGAGCACCCGCCCGAGTTTTACGCCGGGCTCTGGAAGACCATCACCGCAGGCGACATCTGGCGCGGCACGATCTGCAACCGCGCGAAGGATGGCCATCTCTACTGGGTGCAGTCCACCATCCTGCCCCTGCCGGGCGAGGGCGAGGGTGGGCGGCCCGCCGGCTATCTTGCGCTCCGCACGGATGTGACCCGGCTGGTCGGCGCCGAGCAGGAACTCGCCGCCAGGACCCAGGAGCTGCACCTCCTGTTCAGCAACTCGCCGATGGGCATGAGCTGGCGCTCGTTCAACCCCGACGGCACGCCCGGCCTCAACCACGTCAACCGGCGTTTCTGCGAAATCATCGGCCTGAGCGAGAGCGAGGCCCTCGATCTCGACAACGTCCGTCGCATCAGCCACCCCGACGACTGGGCCCGGCAGATGGAGCTCACCGACGAGATCTATGCCGGCAAGCGCGACCGGTTTTCATTCGAAAAACGGTATTTCCATCCTGACGGGCGCACCGTATGGACGATTCTCACGGTGGTGGTGCTGCGCTCCGCCGAGGGCCGCGTCACCCACCATTTCGCCATGCTCGAGGACATCACGGCCCGGCGCCTCGCCGAACAGGAACTTCGCAGTACCGAAGCCCGCTGGCGCACCTATCTGCAGACAGCCAGCGAGATCCTTTACGCGCTCACGCCCGAAGGGCGCGTCAAGTTCGTCTCCCAGGCCCTCACGTCCAAACTCGGCTACAAGGTCGAGGAGGCTCTGGGCCATCGCTTCACCGAGGTCATCCATCCCGATGACCGCGCGCGCTGCATGGCGTTTTTCAGGGAGACGATCCGCGACGGCTCCAGCCACGGCTCCATCGAGTACCGCGCCATTCACAAGGATGGCACCTGGCGCTGGCATGCCAGCACCGGCTCCGCCTATTCGGACCGCGACGGCCGCCGCGCCTATTTCGGCGTCGCGCGCGACGTCAGCATCCGCCGCAAGGCCCAGGAGGAGTTGCGCGCCGCGCTCGGTCGCCTCGAGGAAATGGCGCGGATCATCGACCGCTCGCCTTCCGTCGTCGTCCTGTGGAGGGCCGACCCGGGCTGGCCGGTGGAATTCGTTTCGCAGAGCGTGCGCCAGTTCGGCTACGAGCCGGAGGATTTTACCGTCCGCAAGCTGACCTTCCGCGACATCACCCATGACGATGATCGCGAGCGCGTCATCGCCGAGCTGGAAGCCCACGCCGCGTCCGGCCACCGCGAATACACTCAGGAGTACCGCGTCCAGTGTCGCGACGGCTCGATCCGCTGGGTGGACGACCACACCATCGTCCGCGTGGATGCACAAGGCAACGTCACCCACCACGAAGGTGTCATCACCGACATCACCGCGCGCAAGGACGCCGAGGACCGCGAGCGCGCCGCCCGCGAACGCGAGCTCACGCTCGCCCGCGACGTGCAGCAGCACCTGCTGCCCAGCGTGTTCCCCGCCTTCGCCCGCATCGAGGTCAACGCCCTCTCGCAACCCTCGCGCCACCTCGGCGGCGATTATTACGACGTGATCGCGGTGGACGACCGCCACTGCGGCATCGTCATCGCGGACGTTTCCGGCAAGGGCGCGCCGGCCGCGCTCATGATGGCGGCCTGCCGCGCCAGCCTGCGCCAGTGCGCGCAGGGGGAAGTGTCGCCGGGAGCGGTCCTGCGCCGCGTCAACCGCGCGCTCCAGCCCGACATGCCGCCGCGCATGTTCATCACGCTCTTCTACGGTATCGTTGATCTGGATACGCTGGAGCTGCGTTATTCGCGGGCCGGCCACGAGCCGGCGCTCCTGCTGCGCGCGGATGCGGGCGAGGAGAATGCGGATCCCGAACTGTTGTCGGAAGGCGGCCTCGCGCTCGGCATGGCGCCGGCGGATATTTTTGACGCGACGCTGGGCGAGGCGTCGGTGCACCTGGGACCGGGCGATCTGGTCGCGCTCTACACCGATGGCGTGAACGAGGCCTGCAACGTCTCCGGCGAGGAATTCGGCCGCGAGCGCCTTGCCGGCGTTCTCGCCCGCTGCGCGGAGCTGCCGCTCGACGAAATCCTCAAGCGCATCGACCGCCACCTGCGCCAGTTCTGCACGCTCGCCCCCCGCGACGACGACCGCGCGCTGCTGCTCGTGCGGGCGAAGAAGACGGAGCGCGGGAAATAG